In Ectothiorhodosinus mongolicus, one DNA window encodes the following:
- the secG gene encoding preprotein translocase subunit SecG: MLYSILLGVQVLLAIGLVTLILLQHGKGADAGAAFGSGASATVFGARGSGNALSRATALTATGFFLNSLALAFLVANRPEAPSVVDLIDTAPVMIEEVFEVPESDVPPGSQGAGDVPN; the protein is encoded by the coding sequence ATGCTCTACAGTATTTTATTGGGTGTACAGGTGCTGTTGGCCATCGGTCTGGTCACCCTGATTTTATTGCAGCATGGCAAAGGTGCGGATGCGGGTGCTGCCTTTGGCAGTGGCGCCTCAGCCACCGTGTTTGGGGCAAGGGGCTCTGGCAACGCCTTGAGTCGGGCAACCGCGCTAACTGCGACTGGATTTTTCTTGAATAGCTTGGCTTTGGCTTTTTTGGTGGCCAACCGACCGGAAGCGCCCAGCGTCGTGGATCTAATTGATACGGCGCCGGTGATGATTGAAGAAGTGTTTGAAGTGCCTGAAAGTGATGTGCCCCCCGGCTCGCAAGGAGCCGGCGACGTTCCCAACTAA
- a CDS encoding NADH-quinone oxidoreductase subunit C, which produces MSDALDNLAACLQTKLGEQLKSLKRSVGELTIEVAADDLLAVATQLRDDPELGFEMLIDLCGVDYMAYGADEWATESTTGEGFGRGVEPSTFGRFSYDDMDAAKSWEGSRFAMVCHLLSIAHNQRLRLRSFCVDDDMPSMPSLVDIWSSASWFEREAFDLYGIIFEGHPDLRRILTDYGFVGHPFRKDFPLIGHVEMRYDDEQQRVIYQPVTIEPRVLVPRVIREDHRYLGDVPAEALTKGASDRA; this is translated from the coding sequence ATGAGTGACGCTCTCGACAATTTGGCTGCCTGCTTGCAAACCAAGCTGGGGGAACAGTTAAAAAGCCTGAAGCGCTCTGTGGGAGAGCTGACGATCGAGGTCGCTGCCGATGATTTGTTGGCTGTGGCCACCCAGCTACGCGATGACCCCGAGTTGGGCTTTGAAATGCTCATCGATTTGTGCGGCGTCGACTACATGGCCTATGGGGCAGATGAGTGGGCTACGGAGTCGACCACCGGTGAAGGCTTTGGCCGCGGTGTTGAGCCTAGTACTTTCGGACGCTTCAGTTATGACGATATGGACGCGGCAAAAAGCTGGGAGGGATCTCGCTTTGCCATGGTCTGCCACTTGCTATCGATCGCGCACAATCAACGCTTGCGGCTGCGCAGTTTCTGTGTGGACGACGACATGCCGAGCATGCCATCCCTAGTCGATATTTGGAGTTCGGCCAGCTGGTTTGAACGCGAGGCTTTCGACCTGTACGGCATTATTTTTGAGGGCCACCCGGATTTGCGCCGCATTCTCACGGATTACGGTTTTGTTGGCCATCCCTTTCGCAAAGATTTCCCGCTGATCGGTCATGTGGAAATGCGCTACGACGATGAGCAGCAGCGCGTCATCTATCAGCCGGTGACCATAGAGCCGCGCGTTCTCGTGCCCCGAGTTATTCGCGAGGATCATCGCTATTTGGGTGATGTGCCGGCCGAGGCGCTGACCAAGGGAGCGTCAGATCGTGCCTGA
- the nuoI gene encoding NADH-quinone oxidoreductase subunit NuoI, with protein MTQMFRQFFKTFLLYELLLGMRLTGKYFFARKITIQYPDENTPISPRFRGLHALRRYPNGEERCIACKLCEAVCPALAITIESEQRADGTRRTTRYDIDLFKCIFCGFCEEACPVDSIVETHIQHYHFENRGEQIMTKQKLLAIGDEYEAQIAADRAADAPYR; from the coding sequence ATGACTCAGATGTTTCGCCAATTTTTTAAGACCTTTTTGCTCTATGAGCTATTGCTGGGCATGAGGTTGACGGGCAAGTATTTCTTCGCGCGCAAGATTACTATTCAGTATCCCGATGAAAACACGCCCATCTCGCCGCGTTTTCGTGGCTTGCATGCCCTGCGCCGTTACCCCAATGGGGAGGAACGCTGTATCGCTTGTAAGCTGTGCGAAGCGGTGTGTCCAGCGCTGGCCATTACCATCGAATCGGAACAGCGTGCTGATGGTACGCGGCGCACCACGCGTTATGACATTGACCTGTTTAAGTGTATTTTTTGTGGCTTTTGTGAGGAAGCCTGTCCTGTGGACTCTATCGTTGAGACCCATATCCAGCATTATCATTTTGAAAATCGGGGTGAGCAGATAATGACCAAACAAAAACTGCTGGCCATCGGTGATGAGTACGAAGCGCAAATCGCCGCAGATCGTGCTGCCGATGCACCCTACCGC
- the tpiA gene encoding triose-phosphate isomerase — MRQALVAGNWKMHGGLKANAVLMQELVDGVAALDRVDVSVCPPFVYVPQVSQCSGDKIALGAQNLATEVSGAFTGEVSGEMLKELGCAYVIVGHSERRTLYGEDDDCVAVKFARALDAGLKPILCVGESLEQRESGVTEAVISQQLDAVLERSDISAFAQAVIAYEPVWAIGTGRTASPEQAQAVHAHIRQRLAKHDAKIAAQIQILYGGSVKPDNAAELFQQADIDGGLIGGASLKAADFLAICRAAQQAG; from the coding sequence ATGCGCCAGGCGTTGGTGGCGGGAAACTGGAAAATGCACGGCGGTCTCAAGGCGAATGCCGTCTTGATGCAAGAACTGGTGGATGGCGTTGCTGCGCTAGACCGGGTGGACGTATCTGTGTGCCCGCCCTTTGTTTATGTGCCACAGGTAAGCCAATGTTCGGGTGATAAGATCGCCTTGGGTGCGCAAAATCTGGCCACTGAAGTCAGCGGCGCCTTCACCGGGGAAGTCTCTGGTGAGATGCTCAAGGAATTGGGTTGTGCTTATGTGATTGTCGGTCACTCTGAGCGCCGCACGTTGTATGGTGAAGATGATGATTGCGTTGCGGTGAAGTTTGCGCGTGCGCTGGATGCCGGACTCAAGCCGATTCTGTGTGTCGGCGAATCCTTGGAGCAGCGCGAGAGCGGGGTCACCGAAGCGGTGATTAGCCAACAACTCGATGCGGTTTTAGAGCGCAGTGACATCAGTGCTTTTGCGCAAGCAGTGATTGCGTACGAACCGGTTTGGGCCATTGGTACCGGCCGTACGGCGAGTCCCGAGCAAGCCCAAGCGGTGCACGCCCATATTCGTCAGCGTCTGGCAAAGCATGACGCCAAGATTGCCGCACAGATACAAATTCTTTACGGCGGCAGCGTCAAGCCTGATAATGCCGCCGAACTCTTTCAGCAGGCCGATATTGATGGTGGGTTGATTGGTGGTGCTTCTCTTAAGGCCGCTGATTTTCTTGCGATTTGCCGTGCGGCGCAGCAAGCAGGTTAA
- the nuoG gene encoding NADH-quinone oxidoreductase subunit NuoG, giving the protein MSEDLVSFEVNGIPLQAPRGSMLIRATDAAGIRIPRFCYHDKLSVAANCRMCLVEVENAPKPMPACALPVAEGMKVYTQSPKAVSGQKATMEFLLINHPLDCPICDQGGECELQDVAMGYGEDVSRYSEAKRVVKDKDIGPLISTEMTRCIHCTRCVRFGEEVAGMRELGATGRGENMEIGTFIAKSVVSELSGNVIDLCPVGALTAKPSRFTYRSWELMQHATVAPHDGVGANIFLHSYNKNIMRVVPRHNEAVNETWIADRDRFSYTALGAADRLTRPMIRDNGQWLETDWQTALTRVVERLRGCAPEQVGALLSPSSTLEEFYLAQSWLRGLGIQQIDHRLRQTDFSDQHLAPLFPWLGASIESVERAGSCLLIGSNIRKDQPMLAHRLRKAALAGAVVMSLDVRDYDFHFPLAGQSLNTPQGMLQRLASLVKAALGRKKAPEQLAGLLTDAKADAEAKAWVAHLKKQTPAHIFLGVQAHTQAHFAELRALAALLAELTGAQLGYLPEGGNAAGAWLAGAIPHRFAAGVENKKPGSTPDQWLRPGLQACFLFNVEPHLDYANAPAAVAALKDAFVVAASTFADDELKAVADVLLPIASFAETGGTYVNLEGRWQSVKGAVPPPGEARPGWKVFRVLGNMSGLKDFEQVSVEQVRDTIKAELAAAGIDGFDNALNFDAVQPREIDSHAGLQQVSAVGMYAVDGLLRRAGPLQHTEETVGNRSLRMHPDDAKPLGLEAGQTVQLERDGQSVQLPVSLDPGMALGCIWVPVGIRQTAALGGLCGPLTVSKV; this is encoded by the coding sequence ATGAGTGAAGATCTGGTCAGCTTCGAGGTCAATGGAATTCCGCTGCAAGCGCCGCGGGGTAGCATGTTGATCCGTGCCACTGACGCGGCCGGCATTCGTATCCCGCGCTTTTGTTATCACGACAAGCTGAGTGTGGCGGCGAATTGCCGCATGTGTTTGGTGGAAGTCGAGAATGCGCCTAAGCCTATGCCGGCTTGTGCTTTGCCGGTGGCTGAGGGCATGAAAGTCTATACGCAATCGCCCAAAGCTGTATCTGGGCAGAAAGCAACCATGGAATTTCTGCTCATTAACCACCCGCTGGATTGCCCGATTTGTGATCAGGGCGGGGAATGTGAACTGCAGGATGTTGCCATGGGCTATGGCGAGGATGTCTCGCGCTATAGCGAAGCCAAGCGGGTGGTCAAGGATAAAGACATTGGTCCTTTAATCTCCACTGAGATGACCCGTTGCATCCACTGCACGCGTTGTGTGCGCTTTGGCGAGGAGGTTGCCGGTATGCGCGAGCTGGGCGCCACCGGCCGCGGCGAGAATATGGAAATTGGTACTTTTATTGCCAAATCCGTGGTATCAGAGCTATCGGGTAATGTCATCGACTTGTGCCCGGTGGGCGCTCTAACCGCTAAGCCGTCGCGTTTCACCTACCGCTCTTGGGAGTTGATGCAGCATGCCACCGTGGCACCGCACGATGGTGTGGGTGCCAATATCTTCCTGCACAGTTATAACAAGAACATTATGCGTGTCGTGCCGCGCCACAATGAAGCCGTTAATGAGACTTGGATTGCCGACCGAGATCGTTTCAGTTACACCGCTTTGGGCGCGGCGGACCGTCTGACTCGACCCATGATTCGCGACAATGGTCAGTGGCTGGAGACTGATTGGCAAACCGCCTTGACGCGTGTGGTGGAACGCCTTCGCGGCTGTGCGCCCGAGCAGGTGGGCGCGCTGCTCTCACCCAGTTCGACACTGGAGGAGTTTTATCTGGCACAGTCTTGGCTGCGTGGTTTGGGCATCCAGCAAATCGATCATCGCCTGCGGCAAACGGATTTTTCGGATCAACATCTGGCACCGCTGTTCCCTTGGCTGGGTGCCAGTATTGAATCGGTGGAGCGCGCCGGCAGCTGTCTGTTGATCGGTTCGAATATCCGTAAGGATCAGCCTATGCTGGCACACCGGTTGCGCAAAGCCGCATTGGCAGGCGCGGTGGTGATGAGTTTGGATGTGCGCGATTATGACTTCCATTTCCCGCTGGCGGGCCAGAGTTTGAATACGCCTCAGGGCATGCTGCAGCGTCTGGCGTCATTGGTGAAGGCTGCTTTGGGTCGCAAAAAAGCCCCAGAGCAGCTTGCCGGTCTGTTGACAGACGCCAAGGCGGACGCCGAAGCCAAAGCCTGGGTGGCGCATCTCAAGAAACAGACTCCTGCGCATATTTTCTTGGGCGTACAGGCCCATACCCAAGCGCATTTTGCGGAATTGCGGGCTTTGGCAGCGCTGCTGGCGGAACTCACCGGGGCACAGCTGGGGTATTTGCCCGAAGGCGGCAATGCAGCGGGTGCTTGGTTGGCTGGCGCCATCCCGCATCGCTTTGCTGCGGGAGTCGAGAACAAAAAGCCAGGCAGCACACCCGATCAATGGCTGCGACCGGGGCTGCAAGCCTGTTTTCTGTTCAACGTGGAGCCGCATCTGGATTATGCCAATGCACCTGCGGCTGTCGCTGCTCTTAAAGACGCATTCGTGGTTGCTGCGAGTACCTTTGCTGATGATGAGCTCAAAGCTGTGGCCGATGTGTTGCTGCCCATCGCCAGTTTCGCGGAAACCGGTGGCACTTATGTGAATTTAGAGGGGCGTTGGCAGTCGGTGAAAGGCGCTGTGCCGCCACCCGGTGAAGCGCGTCCAGGCTGGAAGGTGTTCCGCGTACTGGGCAATATGAGCGGCCTTAAGGACTTTGAGCAGGTCTCGGTCGAACAAGTGCGCGATACAATCAAAGCAGAGTTGGCTGCTGCTGGCATTGATGGCTTCGATAATGCGTTGAATTTTGATGCGGTGCAGCCGCGCGAGATTGATTCCCATGCGGGTCTTCAGCAGGTGTCGGCGGTGGGTATGTATGCCGTGGATGGCTTGCTGCGCCGCGCTGGACCTTTGCAGCATACCGAAGAGACGGTCGGCAATCGGTCGCTGCGAATGCACCCGGATGATGCTAAACCCTTGGGCCTAGAAGCAGGGCAGACGGTTCAGCTGGAACGTGACGGTCAGAGCGTGCAACTACCGGTGAGTCTTGACCCCGGGATGGCGCTTGGCTGTATTTGGGTACCGGTGGGTATCAGACAAACTGCTGCGTTGGGTGGGCTGTGTGGTCCGCTGACGGTGAGCAAGGTCTAG
- the nuoF gene encoding NADH-quinone oxidoreductase subunit NuoF yields MSNQICFLTREFDQPWTLESYLKVGGYQAWERILKDKVAPEDVIQEVKTANLRGRGGAGFPAGVKWSFMPRNAPGQKYLVCNSDESEPGTCKDRDILRFNPHALVEGMAIAAYSMGATVGYNYMRGEFMDEPYQRFCQAVCEAYDKGWLGKDILGSGVDFDLHPTLGAGAYICGEETALLESLEGKKGQPRFKPPFPASFGLYGRPTTINNTETLASVPVILRQGGQWFADLGVQGSGGEKLFSVSGHVERPGNFEVPLGTPFKDLLAMAGGVWQGRELKAVIPGGSSVPVVPGDVMLGLNMDYDSISKGGSMLGSGAVIVMDETTDMVKALQRISRFYFAESCGQCTPCREGTGWLYRVLTRIVEGRGRPEDLERLDEVAAKIEGRTICALGDAAAMPVRSFVKHFRHEFQYYIEHGRSAVAAAA; encoded by the coding sequence ATGAGCAACCAGATCTGTTTCCTCACGCGTGAATTCGATCAGCCCTGGACTCTTGAGAGCTATCTGAAAGTGGGTGGCTATCAGGCATGGGAGCGCATTCTGAAAGACAAGGTGGCGCCTGAGGACGTGATTCAAGAGGTGAAAACCGCGAATCTGCGTGGCCGCGGCGGTGCAGGTTTCCCGGCCGGAGTGAAATGGAGTTTTATGCCGCGCAATGCCCCAGGGCAAAAATACCTAGTGTGCAATTCGGATGAATCCGAGCCTGGGACCTGCAAGGACCGCGATATTCTTCGCTTTAACCCCCACGCATTGGTGGAGGGAATGGCCATTGCCGCCTATTCTATGGGCGCCACTGTGGGCTACAACTATATGCGCGGCGAGTTCATGGACGAGCCCTATCAGCGCTTTTGTCAGGCAGTGTGTGAGGCCTACGACAAGGGTTGGCTGGGCAAAGACATTCTCGGTTCTGGGGTGGATTTTGACTTGCATCCCACTTTGGGGGCCGGTGCTTACATTTGCGGTGAAGAGACGGCGCTGCTGGAGTCCTTGGAAGGCAAGAAAGGGCAGCCGCGTTTCAAGCCGCCGTTTCCTGCGAGTTTTGGGCTTTACGGTCGGCCAACAACCATCAATAACACCGAGACCCTCGCTTCTGTGCCAGTGATTTTGCGTCAGGGCGGTCAGTGGTTTGCTGATCTTGGGGTACAGGGCTCAGGCGGCGAAAAATTGTTCTCGGTCTCTGGTCATGTCGAGCGGCCCGGCAATTTTGAGGTGCCTTTGGGTACCCCATTTAAAGATTTGCTGGCCATGGCTGGCGGCGTCTGGCAAGGGCGTGAACTCAAAGCCGTCATTCCCGGTGGGTCATCCGTCCCGGTCGTGCCTGGTGATGTCATGTTGGGCCTGAATATGGACTACGACAGCATCTCCAAAGGCGGTTCGATGCTGGGCTCCGGCGCGGTCATCGTCATGGACGAGACCACGGATATGGTGAAAGCTTTGCAGCGCATTTCGCGTTTTTATTTCGCCGAGTCTTGTGGCCAATGCACGCCTTGTCGGGAAGGTACGGGTTGGTTGTATCGGGTGTTAACCCGTATTGTCGAAGGTCGCGGTCGTCCCGAGGATTTGGAGCGACTCGACGAAGTGGCTGCCAAAATCGAGGGCCGTACTATTTGCGCTTTAGGTGATGCAGCGGCGATGCCCGTGCGCAGTTTCGTGAAGCATTTTCGGCATGAGTTTCAATATTACATTGAGCATGGTCGCAGCGCCGTGGCGGCTGCGGCATGA
- the nuoE gene encoding NADH-quinone oxidoreductase subunit NuoE gives MVQQTGQRKADRLSAHVRAEIDDWLSRYPDDQRQSAVLGALSAVQHEEGYLSTEMMDAVADYIGMPEIAVYEVGSFYSMFELKPVGRHTIAVCDNISCMLRGGDSILEYVEKKLGISVGESTADGKFYLKKEEECLAACCGAPMMQVNHVYYEHLTPEKVDEILDELE, from the coding sequence ATGGTGCAGCAAACCGGCCAACGTAAAGCAGATCGGCTCAGCGCTCACGTGCGTGCTGAGATTGATGACTGGCTGTCACGTTATCCCGATGATCAGCGCCAGTCCGCTGTACTCGGTGCACTCAGCGCGGTGCAGCATGAAGAGGGTTATCTGAGTACCGAAATGATGGATGCCGTGGCTGACTACATCGGCATGCCGGAGATTGCGGTTTATGAAGTGGGTAGCTTTTATTCGATGTTCGAGCTCAAGCCAGTGGGGCGGCATACGATTGCTGTGTGCGATAACATCTCATGCATGTTGCGCGGTGGTGACAGCATTCTTGAGTATGTGGAGAAGAAGCTTGGCATCAGCGTTGGCGAATCCACGGCCGACGGCAAGTTCTACTTAAAAAAGGAAGAGGAGTGTCTCGCGGCCTGTTGTGGTGCGCCGATGATGCAGGTCAATCACGTTTACTATGAGCATCTCACGCCCGAAAAGGTGGACGAGATTCTCGATGAACTGGAGTAG
- a CDS encoding NADH-quinone oxidoreductase subunit D: MPEIRNYTLNFGPQHPAAHGVLRLVLELDGETVERADPHIGLLHRATEKLAESKPYNQSIGYMDRLDYMSMMCNEHGYVMAIERLLQLEVPLRAQYIRVMYDEITRILNHLLWLGTHALDVGAMTMFLYCFREREDLVDCYEAVSGARMHASYYRPGGVHRDLPEKMPQYQPSRWKNEAEVARLNEDRQGSLLDFIEAFTDRFPGRVDEYETLLTENRIWRQRTVGIGVVGPERAMQLGFTGPMLRGSGIAWDLRKKQPYEVYDRLDFDIPVGTNGDSYDRYLVRIEEMRQSNRIIRQCIEWLRANPGPVHVSDYKVMPPLREEMKADMEALIHHFKLFTEGYCVPEGEAYAAVEHPKGEFGVYLISDGANKPYRVKVRPPGYVHLSALDEMSRGHMLADVVTLIGSLDIVFGEIDR; this comes from the coding sequence GTGCCTGAGATCCGTAATTACACGCTGAATTTCGGTCCGCAACATCCCGCAGCGCATGGGGTTTTGCGCTTGGTCTTGGAGCTAGACGGTGAGACCGTGGAACGCGCCGATCCGCATATTGGCCTGTTGCACCGCGCCACAGAAAAGCTCGCCGAGAGTAAGCCATATAACCAAAGCATTGGTTACATGGACCGCCTCGATTACATGTCAATGATGTGTAATGAGCACGGTTATGTGATGGCAATCGAACGCTTGTTGCAGCTGGAAGTGCCGCTGCGGGCGCAGTACATCCGCGTGATGTATGACGAAATCACGCGCATTTTGAATCATTTGCTGTGGCTGGGTACGCACGCTTTAGATGTCGGCGCGATGACCATGTTCCTCTACTGCTTCCGTGAGCGTGAGGATTTGGTCGATTGCTATGAGGCGGTCAGTGGCGCGCGCATGCATGCCAGTTACTATCGCCCCGGCGGCGTGCATCGTGATCTGCCGGAGAAAATGCCCCAGTACCAGCCCTCTCGGTGGAAGAATGAGGCCGAAGTAGCGCGCCTCAATGAAGATCGTCAGGGTTCGCTGCTAGACTTCATCGAAGCCTTCACGGATCGCTTCCCCGGTCGTGTTGATGAATATGAAACTTTGCTGACCGAGAACCGAATCTGGCGGCAACGCACCGTGGGTATCGGCGTAGTTGGTCCGGAGCGGGCGATGCAACTGGGCTTTACCGGCCCCATGCTGCGCGGCTCGGGCATCGCGTGGGATTTGCGCAAGAAGCAGCCCTACGAAGTCTATGATCGGTTGGATTTTGATATTCCGGTGGGTACCAACGGTGATAGCTATGATCGGTATTTGGTGCGTATCGAGGAGATGCGTCAGTCCAACCGCATCATTCGCCAGTGTATCGAGTGGTTGCGTGCCAATCCTGGTCCGGTGCACGTTAGCGATTACAAAGTGATGCCCCCTTTGCGTGAAGAGATGAAGGCCGACATGGAAGCTTTGATTCATCATTTCAAACTGTTTACCGAAGGCTATTGTGTGCCTGAGGGCGAGGCCTATGCCGCGGTTGAGCATCCCAAGGGTGAGTTCGGGGTGTATTTGATTTCCGATGGCGCGAATAAGCCCTACCGGGTCAAGGTTCGTCCGCCGGGCTACGTGCATTTGTCGGCGTTGGATGAAATGTCACGCGGCCACATGCTCGCCGATGTTGTCACCCTCATCGGTAGCCTAGATATTGTTTTCGGGGAGATTGATCGCTGA
- a CDS encoding NuoB/complex I 20 kDa subunit family protein translates to MGIEGVLEKGFVTTSADKLINWARTGSLWPMTFGLACCAIEMMHVGASRYDQDRLGVMFRPSPRQSDVMIVAGTLVNKMAPALRKVYDQMPEPRWVISMGSCANGGGYYHYSYAVVRGCDRIVPVDIYVPGCPPTAEALLYGILQLQNKIRRTNTIAR, encoded by the coding sequence ATGGGAATAGAAGGCGTTCTGGAAAAAGGCTTTGTTACCACCTCAGCGGATAAGCTCATTAATTGGGCGCGCACAGGGTCATTGTGGCCAATGACCTTTGGTCTGGCCTGCTGTGCCATTGAGATGATGCATGTGGGCGCCTCTCGCTACGATCAGGATCGCTTGGGGGTGATGTTCCGCCCCAGCCCGCGACAATCCGATGTGATGATTGTGGCGGGTACCTTGGTGAACAAGATGGCACCCGCATTACGCAAGGTCTATGACCAGATGCCCGAGCCGCGCTGGGTGATTTCTATGGGCTCCTGCGCTAATGGTGGCGGGTATTACCACTATTCCTACGCGGTGGTGCGTGGCTGTGATCGCATCGTGCCCGTGGATATTTATGTGCCGGGCTGTCCGCCAACCGCAGAAGCTTTGCTGTATGGGATTTTGCAGTTACAGAATAAAATTCGTCGTACCAACACCATCGCCCGCTAA
- the nuoH gene encoding NADH-quinone oxidoreductase subunit NuoH: protein MQESLLAFWDGLPLIMQIMTKITLIVGPLMLAVAYTTLAERKVIGYMQVRIGPNRVGPRGLLQPIADGLKLLLKEVTIPTNANRYLFLIAPVLAIAPALAAWAVVPFDDGMVLADINAGLLYLLAVTSMGVYGIIIAGWASNSRYALLGSMRSAAQIISYEIAMGFALVGVIMASGSLNLGQIVAAQEGSVYHWFLLPLFPLFLVYFISGLAETNRAPFDVAEGESEIVAGFHVEYSGMAFAVFFLAEYANMILISALTALLFLGGWLSPFQGILPQAMFDIPLLGAFLDSGIHWFLIKTVFFLFCFLWFRATFPRYRYDHIMRLGWKVLIPITIVWLFVEGVMVAFNIGPWFA, encoded by the coding sequence ATGCAAGAAAGTCTTCTGGCATTTTGGGACGGCCTGCCCTTGATCATGCAAATCATGACCAAGATAACCCTGATCGTCGGTCCTTTGATGTTGGCCGTGGCTTATACGACCTTGGCTGAGCGAAAGGTCATTGGCTATATGCAGGTGCGCATCGGCCCGAATCGAGTCGGTCCCCGCGGTTTATTGCAGCCGATTGCTGATGGTCTGAAGCTGTTACTCAAAGAAGTTACCATCCCCACCAATGCCAATCGCTACTTATTCTTGATTGCTCCGGTTTTGGCGATCGCTCCAGCCTTGGCTGCTTGGGCTGTGGTGCCATTTGATGACGGCATGGTGCTGGCGGATATCAACGCTGGTCTTCTGTATCTGCTGGCTGTCACCTCCATGGGCGTCTACGGCATTATCATTGCCGGTTGGGCCTCCAATAGCCGCTATGCTTTGCTGGGTTCGATGCGTTCCGCTGCGCAAATCATTTCGTATGAAATCGCTATGGGCTTTGCCTTGGTGGGCGTGATTATGGCTTCAGGCAGCCTTAATCTGGGGCAAATTGTCGCCGCCCAAGAAGGCAGTGTGTATCACTGGTTCTTGTTGCCGCTGTTCCCCTTGTTCTTGGTGTATTTCATCTCTGGGCTGGCTGAGACCAATCGCGCACCCTTTGACGTGGCCGAAGGCGAGTCGGAAATTGTTGCTGGCTTCCATGTTGAATACTCGGGTATGGCCTTCGCCGTGTTTTTCTTGGCGGAATACGCCAACATGATTTTGATCTCGGCTTTGACGGCGTTGCTGTTCCTGGGCGGTTGGTTGTCCCCTTTCCAAGGTATTTTGCCGCAGGCCATGTTTGATATCCCTCTGTTGGGTGCTTTCCTCGACAGTGGTATCCACTGGTTTTTGATCAAGACCGTGTTCTTCTTATTCTGTTTCCTTTGGTTTCGCGCCACATTCCCACGTTATCGCTATGACCACATCATGCGACTGGGTTGGAAGGTGCTGATCCCTATCACCATTGTCTGGCTGTTTGTTGAGGGTGTGATGGTTGCCTTCAATATTGGGCCCTGGTTTGCATAG
- a CDS encoding NADH-quinone oxidoreductase subunit A produces the protein MLEGYLPVLVFLVVGALVGAIPLALGMLVAPHKPNAEKGSAYECGFEAFEDSRIKFDIRFYLVAILFIIFDLEIAFLFPWAVALDSIGLFGLLSMALFLGILVIGFIYEWKKGALEWE, from the coding sequence ATGCTTGAAGGCTATTTGCCTGTGCTGGTTTTCCTGGTGGTCGGCGCCTTGGTCGGGGCGATCCCACTCGCTTTGGGCATGTTGGTGGCTCCACATAAGCCAAATGCCGAAAAAGGCTCCGCTTATGAGTGCGGCTTCGAGGCCTTTGAAGATTCACGCATCAAGTTCGATATACGCTTTTATCTAGTCGCCATCCTGTTCATTATTTTCGACCTGGAAATTGCTTTCCTGTTTCCCTGGGCGGTCGCTTTAGACAGCATTGGTCTTTTTGGCCTGTTGTCCATGGCGCTGTTTCTCGGCATTCTTGTCATTGGCTTCATCTATGAATGGAAGAAAGGTGCTCTGGAATGGGAATAG